The Urbifossiella limnaea genome has a window encoding:
- the istB gene encoding IS21-like element helper ATPase IstB, with amino-acid sequence MTPRPKTAPNTTPAATPGRRDQILADFATLRIPVTAEQLDAALQQAQDAGLAHLDFLHRLLADQAGLRRERRIERLVQQARFREALPLSTFDWTFNPAIPRVQIEALAQGDFIRRNQNVVFVGQSGLGKSRLIQSIGLAACLLEQAVYYTTSGDLLEDLTAAMADQTIHDRVRFYARFPLLIIDEFGFDRIERSLCPQAASLWYKIIDARSQQRSTALITNIDFGDWAEYLGDAPLAMALLDRVVDGATIVKLKGQSYRVHRPDKPAAK; translated from the coding sequence ATGACACCCCGCCCGAAGACCGCCCCGAACACGACGCCGGCCGCGACCCCGGGCCGGCGTGACCAGATCCTCGCCGACTTCGCGACCCTGCGCATCCCCGTGACCGCCGAGCAACTCGACGCGGCCTTGCAGCAGGCGCAGGATGCCGGCCTCGCGCACCTCGACTTCCTGCACCGCTTGCTCGCCGACCAGGCCGGACTCCGCCGCGAGCGTCGCATCGAGCGACTCGTCCAGCAGGCCCGCTTCCGCGAAGCCCTGCCGCTGTCCACCTTCGACTGGACCTTCAACCCCGCCATCCCCCGCGTGCAGATCGAGGCCCTGGCCCAGGGCGACTTCATCCGCCGCAACCAGAACGTCGTCTTCGTCGGGCAGTCCGGCCTGGGGAAGAGTCGGCTCATCCAGAGCATCGGCCTGGCCGCGTGCCTGCTCGAACAGGCGGTGTACTACACCACCAGCGGCGACCTCCTCGAAGACCTCACCGCCGCGATGGCCGATCAGACCATCCACGACCGCGTCCGCTTCTACGCCCGCTTCCCGCTGTTGATCATCGACGAGTTCGGCTTCGACCGCATCGAACGCAGCCTCTGCCCGCAGGCGGCGAGCCTGTGGTACAAGATCATCGACGCCCGCAGCCAGCAGCGTTCCACCGCCCTGATCACCAACATCGACTTCGGCGACTGGGCCGAATACCTCGGCGACGCGCCGCTGGCGATGGCGTTGCTGGACCGCGTCGTCGACGGCGCGACCATCGTGAAGCTGAAGGGCCAGTCCTACCGCGTCCACCGCCCCGACAAGCCCGCCGCGAAATGA
- a CDS encoding RHS repeat domain-containing protein, which produces MPVPAAYSRFARLLALRDRLADLFARGPARPGAAARLGLEALETRVVPDGRPLPLPVLYMGSGGGVGSSPVVRAYDAETGALNFERTVFESGFTGGVRVAVGDITQDGFPDAIVGAGPGGGPRVRVLDGKTGDEIDGPLGSFWAFETGFAGGLHVAAADVDGDGSPDVIAAAGPGGGPHVRVFSGTTGAVVGDFFAYDPDFRGGITVAAADLTGDGRAEVAVGAGVGGGPRVKVYDPTTWAPIGGPLGSFFAFAPTLRGGVYVGADALAGDVDADGTPDLAVGTGPGTGGRVRVYSGATGTLLRDFEPFGPGMTGGVRVALAYVDDDEFADVVAGTGAGGTATVRVLSGATGDQLPAPVGEYVPFGPGMTGGVYVAASNDPTVVTVGVNHFDGYEAAEAGSPGTYFRIDPSPAPTSPLTVNYTVGGTATGGTDYTGLSSGSVTIPTGGGTAYLTFNVVDDSAAEADETIVVTITSVSSGGTIGSPSTLTYTLKDDDGSSPPPPPPPPPPPPPPTSPPPTMPPATAPGTDTCPTGGAPNNGGKTSGFWAGGSGPGCVIPWNPPPNWTGYPVRYGDGLAVLPATDFVSDGFGGGWGQARSWSNNPAYATDSLLGNGWVGGAQPRLLRDGASIILVLNAATALYYDGQGTPDADGNYATYTPRFDIIDGATYDSGANEFVIGDGAGGELRFAGFASSRPVAQRGAFSSSTDAGGNVTAVTAWDSTGRATEVQRSDGAVTESYLYAYRSASGANPGLLDTVTLRRRVGSGAWGTVRAVGYEYYDGTTAGGTAGDLHRATVTDASAAVLDQWYYRYYTATTYSGGVQVGYAGGMKFALGPAAYARLKADAGGTDALADAAADATVSGYAENYFEYDGDHRVTKEVAAGAGCSACSAGQGTYTFAYTPSSNADGFNSWAMKTTVGLPTGATDTVYTNAYAQVMLIATGTGSGSGTGSGSGSGSGSGSGSGSGSGSGSGSGSGSGSGSGSGGTWATFYRYEDRGGWQGGRLLLEAGPGTVTGWSEGAADLVAYSSGNAAYLADGTGLVTTYTWATATTATTTTAGDVDGFLAGSALRRGETGTPAPQAAGSYLLRTGGPRDVAVPATLTGYRNDDGTGAETATFAYTWYSGTNQAATVTTTLPVVSTGENGSGSAATVAAAYDTFGRVTWVRDAGGVLGYAAYDPATGAVVTAIADVDTAQTSTFTGLPSGWSTPTGGGLHATTTAEVDALGRATKLTHPGGRVDYAVFDDPGHAARYYAGWDATTGTAAGPTVVVRDDRGAGYVETLTMSATPAVSSGRPTGAESVSAIQSLTRESRNLAGQAVAADAYFDLTGVTYTAAAALGTEGTNYLRVRVGYDKHGQVGRVEAPDGTISRTVRDELGRVVSEWEGTDDTPTTGYWSPTNLTGTDMEAVREYEYDGGGVGDGFLTRVTEHPGGGAADRVTLVWNDWRGRPVAVKGGAETTEATGVNRPLVYTDFDNRGNAVRVRVYDGDGVTPTVTAGVPVAPSAALLRGRTDTAYDALGRAYRSTVYGVDQSSGAVGSSPLSADTWYDVRGLVGKTREAGGLVTKLAYDGLGRATTVYWTDGGGDAGYADADDVTGDTVLTQLGYAYDLAGNLTAVTGRERAAAATGTGALGTLTSGVAARVSYAGYYYDSLGRATAAVDVGTNGGTAWTRPSTVPTASDTVLVVDRGLKQGHFRGRRRASRSCRAERADGHFAAGLSGRWTR; this is translated from the coding sequence ATGCCCGTCCCGGCCGCTTACTCCCGGTTCGCCCGCCTCCTCGCCCTCCGCGACCGGCTTGCCGACCTGTTCGCCCGCGGCCCGGCCCGGCCGGGTGCCGCGGCGCGCCTCGGGCTGGAGGCGCTGGAGACTCGCGTTGTCCCGGACGGGCGGCCGTTGCCCCTGCCCGTCCTGTACATGGGGTCGGGCGGCGGGGTCGGCTCGTCGCCCGTCGTGAGAGCCTACGACGCGGAGACCGGCGCCCTCAACTTCGAGCGGACCGTATTCGAGAGCGGGTTCACGGGCGGGGTCCGCGTCGCCGTCGGGGACATCACCCAGGACGGGTTCCCCGACGCGATCGTCGGAGCCGGTCCGGGTGGCGGGCCGCGGGTCCGGGTGCTCGACGGCAAGACCGGGGACGAGATCGACGGCCCGCTCGGGAGCTTCTGGGCGTTCGAGACCGGGTTCGCCGGCGGGCTCCACGTGGCCGCCGCCGACGTGGACGGGGACGGCTCGCCCGACGTGATCGCGGCCGCCGGGCCGGGCGGCGGCCCGCACGTGCGGGTGTTCAGCGGAACGACCGGCGCGGTGGTCGGCGACTTCTTCGCCTACGACCCTGACTTCCGCGGCGGCATTACCGTGGCCGCGGCCGACCTCACCGGGGACGGGCGGGCCGAGGTGGCGGTCGGGGCCGGGGTCGGCGGCGGCCCGCGGGTCAAAGTTTACGACCCGACGACCTGGGCGCCGATCGGCGGCCCCCTGGGCTCGTTCTTCGCGTTCGCCCCGACGCTCCGCGGCGGCGTCTACGTCGGGGCGGACGCGCTGGCCGGGGACGTGGACGCCGACGGGACGCCGGACCTGGCCGTCGGGACCGGCCCAGGGACGGGCGGCCGCGTCCGCGTCTACAGCGGGGCGACGGGGACGCTGCTCCGGGACTTCGAGCCGTTCGGCCCGGGGATGACCGGCGGGGTCCGGGTCGCGCTGGCCTACGTGGACGACGACGAGTTCGCCGACGTGGTGGCCGGGACCGGGGCGGGGGGCACGGCGACCGTCCGGGTGCTATCAGGGGCGACCGGCGACCAACTCCCGGCCCCGGTCGGCGAGTACGTCCCGTTCGGGCCGGGGATGACGGGCGGGGTGTACGTCGCCGCGAGCAACGACCCGACGGTCGTCACCGTCGGGGTGAACCACTTCGACGGGTACGAGGCGGCCGAGGCGGGCTCGCCCGGCACGTACTTCCGGATCGACCCGAGCCCGGCCCCGACCTCCCCGCTCACCGTCAACTACACGGTCGGCGGGACGGCCACCGGCGGGACCGACTACACCGGCCTGTCGAGCGGGTCGGTGACGATCCCCACCGGCGGCGGGACCGCGTACCTCACGTTCAACGTGGTGGACGACAGCGCCGCCGAGGCGGACGAGACGATCGTCGTCACCATCACCTCGGTGAGCAGCGGGGGGACGATCGGGTCGCCCTCGACCCTGACGTACACCCTGAAGGACGACGACGGCAGCTCGCCGCCGCCGCCCCCACCGCCGCCCCCACCGCCGCCCCCGCCGACTTCACCGCCACCCACCATGCCGCCCGCGACGGCCCCGGGCACCGACACCTGCCCGACCGGCGGCGCGCCCAACAACGGGGGCAAGACGAGCGGCTTCTGGGCGGGCGGCAGCGGCCCCGGGTGTGTCATCCCCTGGAACCCGCCGCCGAACTGGACCGGCTACCCGGTTCGGTACGGGGACGGGCTGGCCGTCCTCCCCGCGACCGACTTCGTGTCGGACGGGTTCGGGGGCGGCTGGGGGCAAGCGCGGTCGTGGTCGAACAACCCCGCCTACGCCACCGACTCGCTCCTCGGCAACGGGTGGGTCGGCGGCGCCCAGCCGCGGCTCCTCCGCGACGGGGCGTCGATTATCCTCGTCCTAAACGCCGCCACGGCGCTGTACTACGACGGCCAGGGCACGCCGGACGCGGACGGGAACTACGCCACCTACACCCCCCGGTTCGACATCATCGACGGGGCCACCTACGACTCGGGGGCGAACGAGTTCGTGATCGGGGACGGGGCCGGCGGCGAGCTCCGGTTCGCCGGGTTCGCGTCCTCGCGCCCGGTGGCCCAGCGCGGGGCGTTCTCGTCTAGCACCGACGCCGGCGGGAACGTCACCGCGGTCACGGCCTGGGACTCGACCGGCCGCGCCACCGAGGTTCAGCGGTCCGACGGCGCGGTCACCGAGTCGTACCTCTACGCCTACCGGTCGGCGTCCGGGGCCAACCCCGGCCTGCTGGACACGGTCACCCTGCGCCGCCGGGTCGGGAGCGGGGCGTGGGGGACGGTCCGGGCGGTCGGGTACGAGTACTACGACGGGACGACCGCGGGGGGCACCGCCGGCGACCTGCACCGGGCGACCGTGACCGACGCCAGCGCGGCGGTCCTCGACCAGTGGTACTACCGGTACTACACGGCCACGACGTACTCGGGCGGGGTGCAGGTCGGGTACGCCGGGGGGATGAAGTTCGCCCTCGGGCCGGCCGCCTACGCCCGGCTGAAGGCGGACGCCGGGGGGACCGACGCGCTGGCCGACGCGGCGGCGGACGCCACGGTCTCGGGGTACGCGGAGAACTACTTCGAGTACGACGGCGACCACCGGGTGACGAAGGAGGTCGCCGCCGGGGCCGGGTGCTCGGCGTGCTCGGCCGGGCAGGGGACGTACACCTTCGCCTACACCCCCAGCTCCAACGCCGACGGGTTCAACTCGTGGGCGATGAAGACGACGGTCGGGCTGCCGACGGGGGCCACCGACACCGTCTACACGAACGCCTACGCCCAGGTCATGCTGATCGCCACCGGCACCGGCTCGGGCTCGGGGACCGGGTCCGGCAGTGGGTCGGGGTCCGGCAGCGGGTCGGGAAGTGGGTCCGGCAGCGGGTCGGGGAGTGGGTCCGGCAGCGGGTCGGGGAGCGGGTCCGGTAGCGGCGGCACCTGGGCCACCTTCTACCGCTACGAAGACCGGGGCGGGTGGCAGGGCGGGCGGCTCCTGCTGGAAGCCGGCCCGGGGACCGTGACCGGGTGGAGCGAAGGCGCCGCCGACCTCGTGGCGTACTCCAGCGGCAACGCCGCGTACCTGGCCGACGGCACCGGGCTGGTGACGACCTACACGTGGGCCACCGCCACCACCGCCACGACCACCACCGCCGGGGACGTGGACGGGTTCCTCGCAGGGTCGGCACTCCGCCGCGGCGAGACGGGCACGCCCGCCCCGCAGGCGGCCGGCAGCTACCTCCTCCGCACCGGCGGGCCGAGGGACGTGGCCGTACCGGCCACCCTGACCGGCTACCGGAACGACGACGGGACCGGGGCCGAGACGGCCACCTTCGCCTACACCTGGTACTCGGGCACCAACCAGGCGGCGACCGTCACCACCACCCTCCCCGTCGTCTCGACCGGCGAGAACGGGTCGGGGTCGGCGGCGACCGTCGCGGCCGCCTACGACACGTTCGGCCGGGTCACCTGGGTCCGCGACGCCGGCGGGGTCCTCGGGTACGCCGCCTACGACCCGGCGACCGGGGCGGTCGTCACGGCGATCGCCGACGTGGACACCGCCCAGACCTCCACCTTCACCGGCCTGCCGTCGGGGTGGAGCACGCCGACCGGCGGCGGGCTCCACGCCACCACCACCGCCGAAGTGGACGCCCTCGGCCGGGCGACCAAGCTCACGCACCCCGGCGGGCGGGTGGACTACGCCGTCTTCGACGACCCCGGCCACGCCGCCCGCTACTACGCCGGGTGGGACGCGACGACCGGCACCGCCGCCGGCCCGACCGTGGTCGTCCGCGACGACAGGGGGGCCGGGTACGTCGAGACGCTGACCATGTCCGCGACCCCCGCCGTCAGCAGCGGGCGGCCGACCGGGGCGGAATCCGTTTCGGCGATCCAGTCTCTGACGCGCGAGTCGCGGAATCTGGCCGGGCAGGCGGTCGCCGCCGACGCCTACTTCGACCTCACCGGGGTGACGTACACGGCCGCCGCGGCGCTCGGCACCGAGGGGACGAACTACCTCCGCGTGCGGGTCGGGTACGACAAGCACGGCCAGGTCGGGCGGGTGGAGGCGCCGGACGGCACGATCAGCCGCACGGTCCGCGACGAGCTCGGGCGGGTGGTGTCCGAGTGGGAGGGGACGGACGACACGCCGACGACCGGGTACTGGAGCCCGACGAACCTGACCGGCACGGACATGGAGGCGGTCCGCGAGTACGAGTACGACGGCGGCGGGGTCGGCGACGGGTTCCTGACCAGAGTCACGGAACACCCCGGCGGCGGGGCGGCCGACCGCGTCACGCTCGTCTGGAACGACTGGCGCGGGCGGCCGGTGGCGGTCAAGGGCGGGGCGGAGACGACCGAGGCGACCGGGGTGAACCGGCCGCTCGTGTACACCGACTTCGACAACCGCGGGAACGCCGTCAGGGTGCGGGTGTACGACGGCGACGGCGTCACCCCGACGGTGACGGCCGGGGTGCCGGTCGCGCCGTCGGCGGCGCTCCTGCGCGGGCGGACGGACACGGCCTACGACGCCCTCGGGCGGGCGTACCGGTCCACCGTGTACGGCGTGGATCAGTCGTCGGGCGCCGTCGGGTCGAGCCCGCTGTCGGCCGACACGTGGTACGACGTGCGCGGGCTGGTGGGGAAGACGAGGGAGGCGGGCGGGCTGGTCACCAAGCTCGCCTACGACGGGCTCGGCCGGGCGACGACGGTGTACTGGACCGACGGCGGCGGCGACGCCGGGTACGCGGACGCCGACGACGTGACCGGCGACACGGTCCTGACGCAGCTCGGGTACGCCTACGACCTGGCCGGGAACCTGACGGCCGTGACCGGCCGGGAGCGGGCCGCGGCGGCGACCGGGACGGGCGCGCTCGGCACCCTGACGAGCGGGGTCGCGGCCCGGGTGAGCTACGCCGGGTACTACTACGACAGCCTCGGGCGGGCGACCGCGGCCGTGGACGTGGGGACGAACGGCGGCACGGCGTGGACCCGGCCGTCCACCGTGCCGACGGCGTCCGACACCGTCCTGGTTGTCGATCGCGGTTTGAAACAGGGCCACTTTCGCGGTCGGAGGCGGGCCAGTCGGAGTTGCCGGGCGGAGCGAGCGGACGGTCATTTCGCGGCGGGCTTGTCGGGGCGGTGGACGCGGTAG
- a CDS encoding ParB/RepB/Spo0J family partition protein yields the protein MDWEHGVVRPVPLDRLGQRYRRYRLADPLAEEAMAGSLRRWGQLSPVVACVRGDGLELLDGFKRLAAARQVAGSTSLSVRVVELDEPLAKAAILGLNRGQRAARELEEAWVVQGLVRDDGLTQVEAAHLLGQHKSWVCRRLALLERLSEAVVEDLRLGLLGPALARQLVRLPAGNQEAVLALTRRASLTAQEVGGVIDLLRGASPEQAAFVLAKPREALRQVNGVPTALRDPRLSRAGNWLVKHLTQAADVLTRLEQWLVSPGERELADRDRRIVEPVLVQLGDQASRVAERVLGPAVLREGRRP from the coding sequence ATGGACTGGGAGCACGGCGTGGTGCGGCCGGTGCCGCTCGACCGACTGGGTCAACGCTACCGCCGCTACCGCCTGGCCGATCCGCTCGCGGAAGAGGCGATGGCCGGTTCGCTGCGTCGCTGGGGGCAGTTGTCGCCGGTCGTGGCGTGCGTCCGCGGCGACGGCCTGGAGTTGCTCGACGGCTTCAAGCGCCTGGCGGCGGCGCGGCAGGTGGCGGGATCGACGAGTCTGAGCGTGCGGGTGGTGGAGCTGGACGAGCCGCTGGCGAAGGCGGCGATCCTGGGCCTGAACCGCGGCCAGCGTGCGGCGCGGGAGCTGGAGGAAGCGTGGGTCGTGCAGGGGCTCGTCCGCGACGACGGGTTGACGCAGGTCGAAGCGGCGCACCTGCTGGGTCAGCACAAGAGCTGGGTGTGCCGGCGGCTGGCGTTGCTGGAGCGGCTGAGCGAAGCGGTGGTGGAGGACCTGCGGCTGGGGCTGCTCGGCCCGGCGCTGGCGCGGCAGCTGGTGCGGTTGCCCGCGGGCAACCAGGAGGCGGTGCTGGCGTTGACCCGCCGTGCGTCGCTGACGGCGCAGGAAGTCGGCGGCGTGATCGACCTGCTTCGCGGCGCGAGTCCGGAGCAGGCGGCGTTCGTGCTGGCGAAGCCGCGGGAGGCGTTGCGGCAGGTGAACGGCGTGCCGACGGCGCTGCGCGACCCGCGGCTGAGCCGGGCCGGCAACTGGCTCGTCAAGCACCTGACCCAGGCCGCGGACGTGCTGACCCGTCTGGAGCAGTGGCTCGTCTCGCCGGGCGAACGCGAACTGGCCGACCGCGATCGTCGGATCGTGGAGCCGGTGCTGGTGCAACTGGGGGATCAGGCGAGCCGCGTGGCGGAACGGGTGCTCGGTCCGGCAGTGCTGCGGGAAGGGAGGCGGCCATGA
- the istA gene encoding IS21 family transposase: MNEATRLEIVQRHQQGASARSIARSLGISRGTVDRVLARIEAARTGSTGPGDPPPRRGSRLDAYEPILKELLDRYPNLTVERALQELRARGFAGGYTIVRLRVKRLRPRATPPPVPRFETGPGDQAQMDHGVYDLDFTREGRRRVYLFSYLLGYSRRQYLRFVESTDLPTTLREHVNAFRHLGGVARTCLYDNFKAVVLRHDAEGPLYNPKFLAFATHYGFRPRACRVRRPQTKGKVERKFHYVEVNLLNGRTFDSLDHLNEVTARWLATVADVHTIRDFRETPRDRHERERPHLLPLPTRDFDTALVVYRHVNVEGFLTHRLNHYSVPWSFIGQVLPVRIADGEVIVYSVGLEEVARHPLVPATRSGVRQSIKSHHPTGDPEERTRLLRQRFADLGPVGTAFLDGLLARQIQGKLQAQHLLALAAQYTRDDVRAALDRAVRFGAFSLAAVRRILAARARPRPRLDELAELHRDSLDPTLRDDVIGPRSTRDYQHLLASDEPEEPGDDTPPEDRPEHDAGRDPGPA, from the coding sequence ATGAACGAGGCCACGCGGCTGGAGATCGTGCAGCGGCATCAGCAGGGCGCGTCGGCGCGGTCGATCGCGCGTTCGCTGGGGATCTCACGCGGCACCGTCGATCGCGTGCTGGCCCGGATCGAAGCCGCCCGCACGGGCTCGACCGGTCCCGGCGATCCGCCGCCGCGTCGCGGCAGTCGCCTCGACGCGTACGAGCCGATCCTGAAGGAACTGCTCGACCGCTACCCGAACCTGACCGTGGAACGCGCCCTGCAGGAGTTGCGGGCACGCGGCTTCGCGGGCGGGTACACGATCGTCCGCCTGCGGGTGAAGCGACTCCGTCCGCGGGCCACGCCGCCACCCGTGCCGCGCTTCGAGACGGGACCGGGCGACCAGGCCCAGATGGACCACGGCGTCTACGACCTCGACTTCACCCGCGAAGGCCGCCGCCGCGTCTACCTGTTCAGCTACCTGCTCGGCTACTCCCGCCGCCAGTACCTCCGCTTCGTCGAGTCGACGGACCTGCCGACCACGCTCCGCGAGCACGTCAACGCCTTCCGCCACCTGGGCGGCGTGGCGCGGACGTGCCTGTACGACAACTTCAAGGCGGTGGTGTTGCGGCACGACGCCGAGGGGCCGCTGTACAACCCGAAGTTCCTGGCCTTCGCCACCCACTACGGCTTCCGACCCCGGGCGTGCCGCGTGCGACGGCCCCAGACCAAGGGGAAGGTCGAGAGGAAGTTCCACTACGTCGAGGTCAACCTGCTCAACGGCCGCACCTTCGACTCGCTCGATCACCTCAACGAGGTGACGGCCCGGTGGCTGGCGACGGTCGCCGATGTTCACACGATTCGCGACTTCCGGGAGACGCCACGCGACCGCCACGAGCGCGAACGGCCGCACCTGCTGCCGCTCCCCACCCGCGACTTCGACACCGCTCTCGTGGTCTATCGCCACGTCAACGTCGAGGGCTTCCTCACGCACCGATTGAACCACTACTCGGTGCCGTGGTCGTTCATCGGCCAGGTCCTGCCGGTCCGCATCGCCGACGGCGAGGTCATCGTCTACTCGGTCGGTCTGGAGGAGGTCGCCCGCCACCCCCTGGTGCCGGCCACACGCAGCGGCGTGCGGCAGTCGATCAAGAGCCATCATCCGACCGGCGATCCCGAGGAGCGGACGCGGCTGTTGCGACAACGCTTCGCGGACCTCGGCCCGGTCGGCACCGCGTTCCTCGACGGCCTGCTCGCCCGGCAGATCCAGGGCAAGTTGCAGGCCCAGCACCTGCTCGCCCTGGCCGCGCAGTACACGCGGGACGACGTGCGTGCCGCCCTCGACCGCGCCGTCCGCTTCGGCGCCTTCTCGCTCGCCGCCGTCCGCCGCATCCTCGCCGCCCGGGCTCGACCCCGGCCCCGGCTCGACGAACTCGCCGAACTCCACCGCGATTCGCTCGATCCCACCCTGCGCGACGATGTCATCGGGCCGCGGTCCACCCGCGACTATCAACACCTGCTCGCGTCCGACGAGCCCGAGGAACCCGGCGATGACACCCCGCCCGAAGACCGCCCCGAACACGACGCCGGCCGCGACCCCGGGCCGGCGTGA